From the genome of Rathayibacter sp. VKM Ac-2759, one region includes:
- a CDS encoding ABC transporter permease yields MSTTTAEPSSSTGSGAARASTLGGAWRRFLLRRALGLLVNLALLVLVTFLIVQLIPGDPAIAIAGESAGLAQVELVRSQLGLDQPVLVQLWTYLTGVVQGDFGASFRYKIPAMDLVTTALPYTLTITLAAVLLLLVLGIALGTSVGVATRGDRRRWLDAVFNTVTGLVSSVPTYVLATGFVVVFAVLLKVLPPAYSPAYDFGQAAILPIASLTVGGTCSVARIVRRETAVILEQDYMRTARGWRLPALTLYAKHMLPNLLTTALTLSGIILTALLGSALITEAVFAWPGLGGVIVQAIAIDKDYPVIRAAVFVIGLVSLVITLVIDVILGLIDPRTLGEQRG; encoded by the coding sequence ATGAGCACCACGACCGCAGAGCCCTCCTCGTCGACCGGCTCGGGCGCCGCTCGCGCCTCGACCCTGGGCGGCGCGTGGCGGAGGTTCCTCCTCCGCCGCGCGCTCGGCCTGCTCGTCAACCTCGCACTGCTCGTGCTGGTGACGTTCCTGATCGTCCAGCTCATCCCGGGCGACCCGGCGATCGCGATCGCGGGGGAGTCGGCGGGCCTGGCGCAGGTCGAGCTCGTCCGCAGCCAGCTCGGGCTCGACCAGCCGGTGCTCGTGCAGCTCTGGACCTACCTGACCGGAGTCGTCCAGGGCGACTTCGGCGCCTCGTTCCGCTACAAGATCCCGGCGATGGACCTGGTGACGACGGCGCTGCCGTACACGCTCACCATCACCCTCGCCGCGGTGCTGCTGCTCCTCGTCCTCGGCATCGCGCTGGGCACCTCGGTCGGAGTCGCGACCCGCGGCGATCGGCGGCGCTGGCTCGACGCGGTGTTCAACACGGTCACCGGCCTCGTCTCGTCGGTGCCCACCTACGTGCTCGCGACCGGCTTCGTCGTCGTCTTCGCGGTGCTGCTCAAGGTGCTGCCGCCCGCCTACTCGCCGGCCTACGACTTCGGCCAGGCGGCGATCCTCCCGATCGCCTCGCTCACCGTCGGAGGCACCTGCTCGGTCGCGAGGATCGTCCGCCGCGAGACGGCCGTGATCCTCGAGCAGGACTACATGCGCACGGCCCGCGGCTGGCGCCTCCCCGCGCTCACCCTCTACGCCAAGCACATGCTGCCCAACCTGCTGACGACGGCGCTGACGCTCTCGGGCATCATCCTCACCGCGCTGCTCGGCTCGGCCCTCATCACGGAGGCGGTCTTCGCCTGGCCGGGGCTCGGCGGCGTGATCGTGCAGGCGATCGCCATCGACAAGGACTACCCCGTGATCCGCGCCGCCGTCTTCGTGATCGGACTCGTCTCGCTCGTGATCACCCTCGTCATCGACGTCATCCTGGGTCTCATCGACCCGCGCACCCTCGGAGAGCAGCGTGGCTGA
- a CDS encoding ABC transporter ATP-binding protein encodes MIDVQGLDVSFGHVRVLHGVDVSVERGRTVGVVGESGSGKSTLAKVLVGSVKAESGRASVDGVDVVRADRRTLHGYRRRTQMIPQDPYSSLSPRRTIAQTLAEAIDPVRSRVATHEELIVEWLERVGLTADMRHRFPHEFSGGQRQRVAIARGLIIDPTFVIADEITSALDVSVQGQILDLLAGIKESLGLTMMFISHNLAVVQRVSDEVVVLYQGRVVESGPVSQIYADPQHWYTQRLLDADPGSPGFSLAS; translated from the coding sequence ATGATCGACGTGCAGGGCCTCGACGTCTCGTTCGGGCACGTCCGCGTGCTCCACGGAGTCGACGTGAGCGTCGAGCGCGGCCGCACGGTCGGCGTCGTGGGCGAGTCGGGCTCGGGCAAGTCGACGCTGGCCAAGGTGCTCGTCGGCTCGGTGAAGGCGGAGTCGGGACGCGCGAGCGTCGACGGCGTCGACGTCGTCCGCGCCGACCGCCGGACCCTGCACGGCTACCGGCGCCGCACGCAGATGATCCCGCAGGACCCGTACTCGTCGCTGTCGCCCCGGCGCACCATCGCCCAGACCCTCGCGGAGGCGATCGACCCCGTCCGCTCGCGCGTCGCCACCCACGAGGAGCTGATCGTCGAGTGGCTCGAGCGCGTCGGCCTCACCGCCGACATGCGGCACCGCTTCCCGCACGAGTTCTCGGGCGGTCAGCGCCAGAGGGTCGCGATCGCCCGCGGGCTCATCATCGACCCGACCTTCGTGATCGCCGACGAGATCACCTCGGCGCTCGACGTGTCGGTGCAGGGGCAGATCCTCGACCTGCTCGCCGGGATCAAGGAGTCGCTCGGGCTGACGATGATGTTCATCTCGCACAACCTCGCCGTCGTGCAGCGGGTGAGCGACGAGGTCGTCGTGCTCTACCAGGGGCGGGTCGTCGAATCCGGCCCGGTCTCGCAGATCTACGCCGACCCGCAGCACTGGTACACCCAGCGGCTCCTCGACGCCGACCCCGGCTCGCCCGGGTTCAGCCTCGCGAGCTGA
- a CDS encoding amidohydrolase family protein: MTARLPLTPRADGTLRLVGATLVDGTGAAPLVDAEVEIRDGVIAYAGPRRPLDTEAVDLSGAFLLPGFVDAHVHLAMVPVAPEAARERFAEEDVLEIAGLLRRTLDAGVTTARDLDGLSPGYREAIARGAVDGPRLHVAIAMLSPTGGHADPHYRNGTLPAWAVRPGMPPAGVVDTDEDVVRMVRTLVRTGADVIKVATSGGLGSPTDDARDVGVTQEQVSLIARLLAERGGRPITAHALSDAAARAAVLGGAASIEHGYDLSDETIALMLELGTVLVPTLSILVREFDPATTTPERMRQRELLKERGLDSVCRAVAAGVPVALGTDAGVHPHGHNLAELQQLVGVGLSPLEAVRAGTLGGARLLGLDSHLGSVEAGKLADLVVTSVDPLADLGALADPTAVRAVLQSGRVLKDLDARF, encoded by the coding sequence ATGACCGCACGCCTGCCGCTCACTCCCCGCGCCGACGGGACCCTCCGACTCGTCGGTGCGACCCTCGTCGACGGCACCGGAGCCGCTCCTCTCGTCGATGCCGAGGTCGAGATCCGCGACGGAGTGATCGCCTACGCCGGCCCCCGGCGGCCCCTCGACACCGAGGCGGTCGACCTGAGCGGTGCGTTCCTCCTGCCCGGCTTCGTCGATGCGCACGTGCACCTCGCGATGGTGCCCGTGGCTCCGGAGGCGGCGCGCGAGCGCTTCGCGGAGGAGGACGTCCTCGAGATCGCAGGCCTCCTCCGCCGCACTCTCGACGCGGGCGTGACGACCGCGCGCGACCTCGACGGCCTCTCGCCCGGCTACCGCGAGGCGATCGCCCGCGGCGCCGTCGACGGCCCGCGCCTGCACGTCGCGATCGCGATGCTCTCGCCGACGGGCGGCCACGCCGATCCGCACTACCGCAACGGCACGCTGCCCGCCTGGGCGGTGCGCCCGGGCATGCCGCCCGCCGGCGTCGTGGACACCGACGAGGACGTGGTGCGGATGGTGCGCACGCTCGTGCGGACGGGCGCCGACGTCATCAAGGTCGCGACCTCGGGCGGCCTCGGCTCGCCGACCGATGACGCGCGCGACGTCGGGGTGACCCAGGAGCAGGTGAGCCTCATCGCCCGCCTGCTCGCCGAGCGCGGCGGCCGGCCGATCACCGCGCACGCCCTCTCGGACGCCGCGGCGCGCGCCGCCGTGCTCGGAGGCGCCGCGAGCATCGAGCACGGCTACGACCTGAGCGACGAGACGATCGCGCTGATGCTCGAGCTCGGCACGGTGCTCGTGCCGACGCTGAGCATCCTGGTGCGCGAGTTCGACCCGGCGACCACGACCCCCGAGCGGATGCGTCAGCGCGAGCTGCTGAAGGAGCGCGGCCTCGACTCGGTGTGCCGCGCCGTCGCGGCGGGCGTCCCGGTGGCGCTGGGGACCGACGCGGGCGTGCATCCGCACGGGCACAACCTCGCCGAGCTGCAGCAGCTGGTCGGCGTCGGGCTGTCGCCCCTGGAGGCGGTGCGCGCGGGAACGCTCGGAGGCGCCCGCCTGCTCGGTCTCGACTCCCACCTCGGCTCGGTGGAGGCGGGCAAGCTCGCCGACCTCGTCGTGACGAGCGTCGACCCGCTGGCCGACCTCGGCGCCCTCGCCGACCCCACCGCCGTGCGCGCGGTGCTGCAGTCGGGCCGCGTGCTCAAGGACCTCGACGCGCGCTTCTGA
- a CDS encoding dipeptide/oligopeptide/nickel ABC transporter permease/ATP-binding protein has product MAETLPAVALADAPARPRSFHWNAGLVIGLALLGIIALVAIIAPFVLQGQATGLGGSPSQSSSAEHPLGTDTLGRDMLARTLVATRSTVLMALAATVLSAVVGIALGIGVWLAPRRVRELGLRAIELAVSYPTMLVAIIVAAILGQGVVQVVVAIAVANIAGFARLTANLAAKIASSEYVTTARLMGVPTHRIALRHVLPNMAEPTLILTAGAFSGALVEISGLSFIGLGAQTPAFDWGTLLNDGLSRISVNPVVILGPALALTITSFAALLVGDGLAAAANPRSNTTRARMLRAAGEPTLAVPADAVLVADGITVRHGATGRELVSDLSFSIRRGEVLGIVGESGSGKSLTASVVAKLLGEGLEASARRLELGGTDLLGPVPDRVLAAKIGLVYQDPGTALNPAMVLGTQLSDVLRIRLRFSRRAALDLLLRGFRSVMLTDPEGRLRQYPHQLSGGMKQRAMIASAMSTKPDLLIADEPTTALDVTVQREVLGVLKRMNADSGTAILFISHDLGVVRALCDRVLVMKDGRVVERIDDIEHLSEETVTHPYTKQLLAATPVVTVPGAAS; this is encoded by the coding sequence GTGGCTGAGACCCTCCCCGCCGTCGCCCTGGCCGACGCCCCGGCGCGGCCCCGCTCGTTCCACTGGAACGCCGGCCTCGTCATCGGCCTCGCGCTGCTCGGGATCATCGCGCTCGTCGCGATCATCGCCCCGTTCGTGCTGCAGGGGCAGGCGACCGGCCTGGGCGGCTCGCCCAGCCAGAGCTCGTCGGCGGAGCATCCGCTCGGCACCGACACCCTCGGCCGCGACATGCTCGCCCGCACCCTGGTGGCCACCCGCTCGACCGTGCTGATGGCGCTCGCCGCGACCGTGCTGTCGGCGGTCGTCGGCATCGCGCTCGGGATCGGCGTCTGGCTCGCACCGCGCCGCGTCCGCGAGCTCGGGCTCCGCGCGATCGAGCTCGCGGTGAGCTACCCGACCATGCTCGTCGCGATCATCGTCGCCGCGATCCTCGGCCAGGGCGTCGTGCAGGTGGTGGTCGCGATCGCGGTCGCCAACATCGCCGGATTCGCACGGCTCACGGCCAACCTCGCCGCCAAGATCGCCTCCTCCGAGTACGTCACCACCGCCCGCCTGATGGGCGTGCCGACGCACCGGATCGCCCTGCGTCACGTGCTGCCGAACATGGCGGAGCCGACCCTCATCCTCACCGCCGGCGCCTTCTCGGGCGCGCTGGTCGAGATCTCGGGCCTCTCGTTCATCGGCCTCGGCGCGCAGACCCCCGCGTTCGACTGGGGAACGCTGCTCAACGACGGGCTCAGCCGGATCTCGGTGAACCCCGTCGTCATCCTCGGGCCCGCGCTCGCGCTGACCATCACCTCCTTCGCGGCGCTGCTCGTCGGCGACGGACTCGCCGCCGCGGCGAACCCGCGCTCGAACACCACCCGCGCGCGGATGCTGCGGGCCGCGGGCGAGCCGACCCTCGCCGTCCCCGCCGACGCCGTGCTCGTCGCCGACGGGATCACCGTGCGCCACGGCGCGACCGGCCGCGAGCTCGTCTCGGACCTCTCGTTCAGCATCCGCCGCGGCGAGGTGCTCGGGATCGTCGGCGAGTCCGGATCGGGCAAGTCGCTGACCGCCTCCGTGGTCGCGAAGCTCCTCGGCGAGGGGCTCGAGGCCTCGGCCCGCCGCCTCGAGCTCGGCGGCACCGACCTGCTCGGCCCGGTTCCCGATCGGGTCCTCGCGGCGAAGATCGGCCTCGTCTACCAGGACCCGGGCACCGCGCTGAACCCGGCCATGGTGCTCGGGACGCAGCTCTCCGACGTGCTGCGCATCCGCCTCCGCTTCTCGCGCCGCGCCGCGCTCGACCTGCTGCTGCGCGGGTTCCGCTCGGTGATGCTCACCGATCCGGAGGGGCGCCTGCGGCAGTACCCGCACCAGCTCTCCGGAGGCATGAAGCAGCGCGCGATGATCGCCTCGGCCATGAGCACCAAGCCCGACCTGCTGATCGCCGACGAGCCGACCACCGCCCTCGACGTGACCGTGCAGCGCGAGGTGCTCGGCGTCCTCAAGCGCATGAACGCCGACTCGGGCACCGCGATCCTCTTCATCTCGCACGACCTCGGCGTCGTCCGCGCGCTCTGCGACCGCGTGCTCGTGATGAAGGACGGCCGCGTGGTCGAGCGCATCGACGACATCGAGCACCTCTCGGAGGAGACCGTGACGCATCCGTACACGAAGCAGCTGCTCGCGGCGACGCCCGTCGTGACCGTGCCGGGGGCCGCCTCGTGA
- the atzF gene encoding allophanate hydrolase — MIQDPAAHVAERYERLASRPEAFIALRPQADVVAELSGVDPSLPLAGLLFAVKGNIDVAGLDTTAACPAFAYSPARDATVVERLRAAGAVVLGSTNLDQFATGLVGTRSPYGAVRHAVDETRISGGSSSGSAVAVALGGADFALGTDTAGSGRVPAAFHGLVGLKPTKGWVSAAGVVPACRSLDVVTVMAREPDIARRALDVMAGPDARDPLSRTGAAPAFAAPARIGVPKPGQLGELAPGWQEAFDAEVARWGAAVVEIDIEVFLETARMLYDGAFVAERYAAVGEFVDAHPDEVDPTVGGIISRSGALPAWKLFQDQERLDRARVASDSVFSRIDALLLPTTTQHPTLAAVAADPVGVNSALGRFTNFANLLDLAAIAYPAGVVEGLPFGVQLVGPAFSDHHLADLIWSTP, encoded by the coding sequence ATGATCCAGGACCCCGCGGCGCACGTCGCCGAACGCTACGAGCGGCTCGCGTCGCGCCCGGAGGCGTTCATCGCCCTCCGCCCGCAGGCCGACGTGGTCGCCGAGCTGAGCGGAGTCGATCCCTCGCTCCCCCTCGCCGGCCTGCTCTTCGCCGTGAAGGGCAACATCGACGTCGCCGGGCTCGACACCACCGCGGCGTGCCCGGCCTTCGCGTACTCGCCGGCCCGGGACGCGACCGTCGTCGAGCGCCTCCGCGCGGCCGGCGCCGTCGTCCTCGGCTCGACCAACCTCGACCAGTTCGCGACCGGCCTCGTCGGCACCCGCTCGCCCTACGGCGCGGTGCGGCACGCGGTCGACGAGACCCGCATCTCCGGAGGCTCGTCCTCGGGCTCCGCCGTGGCCGTCGCGCTGGGCGGGGCCGACTTCGCGCTCGGCACCGACACCGCGGGCTCCGGCCGGGTGCCGGCCGCGTTCCACGGACTCGTCGGCCTCAAGCCGACGAAGGGCTGGGTCAGCGCCGCGGGCGTCGTGCCGGCCTGCCGCAGCCTCGACGTCGTGACGGTGATGGCTCGGGAGCCGGACATCGCCCGCCGCGCGCTCGACGTGATGGCCGGGCCCGACGCGCGCGATCCGCTCAGTCGCACGGGGGCCGCCCCCGCGTTCGCCGCCCCCGCCCGCATCGGTGTCCCGAAGCCGGGGCAGCTCGGCGAGCTCGCTCCCGGCTGGCAGGAGGCGTTCGACGCCGAGGTCGCGCGCTGGGGCGCCGCCGTGGTCGAGATCGACATCGAGGTGTTCCTCGAGACCGCGCGGATGCTCTACGACGGCGCGTTCGTGGCCGAGCGCTACGCGGCGGTCGGCGAGTTCGTCGACGCGCACCCCGACGAGGTCGACCCGACCGTCGGCGGGATCATCTCCCGCTCGGGGGCCCTGCCCGCGTGGAAGCTGTTCCAGGACCAGGAGCGGCTCGACCGCGCGCGGGTCGCCTCCGACTCGGTGTTCTCGCGGATCGACGCCCTGCTGCTGCCGACGACGACCCAGCACCCGACCCTCGCGGCCGTCGCCGCGGATCCGGTCGGCGTGAACTCGGCGCTCGGCCGCTTCACCAACTTCGCGAACCTGCTCGACCTGGCCGCGATCGCCTACCCCGCGGGAGTCGTCGAGGGCCTGCCGTTCGGCGTGCAGCTCGTCGGCCCCGCCTTCTCGGACCACCACCTCGCCGATCTGATCTGGAGCACCCCGTGA